GATGAAGAGGCCATTTTGCACAAGGGCGAAGTGCTCAAGGTCGGGGACTACGAATTTCTGTACAAGGGGTTTGCCATCAAGCCCAGTCCGTCCATGACCGCGTACGAGGCCCAGCTCATGGTGGCCCAAAACGGCAAACCTCTGGGTATTCTCACGCCCCAAAAACGCATGTACGCCAACTTTGATCAATCCTTTGCCGAGGTATCCATAATTCCCTCCCTGGGGGATGAATTGTACGCCACCCTGCTTGGTTTTGACGAAGACGAGAATATCAGTATCAAGATCAGCATCCATCCTCTGGTCAACTGGTTGTGGATCGGCGGGACCCTCATGTGTCTCATGGCCTTTTTTTGTCTGCGACGGCAGCGGGAGTCGATACCCTCTTCTCGTGAGGCTTCGGTGAGTTGAGACCCATGCACAATTCTGGCGGAGCATTCGCGCATGTTTACGGATTGCGAACACTACCCATGCAACAGACTTGTTCGGGCGCACCCGGGGATGCACGGGACAACAAGTCCTTGGGCCTCAATCAGGCCCTGAGTGTGGGGATCCGGGAGGGGCGATGAGTCGTGTCCTTGTAACGGTTCAGGATCTGTACCATTTTTATGGATCCCGACTGGTTTTCAAGCATGTTGCCTTTTCCCTTGAACAGGGGATGGCCGTGCTCGTGACCGGGGAGAACGGTGCAGGCAAGTCCACTCTGCTCAAGTGCGTTGCCGGGCTGGTTCGTCCTTCCGGAGGGCAGGTTGCCCGTCATGTGGGTGATCATGAAATCGCCTATATGGGGCATGCGACATTTGTGTATCCGTCCATGACCGCTGTGCAGAATCTCGACTTCTGGAACCGGATGTACGGTCTGGGTCGCTGTGAAAAGGACCTTCTCGCATTGCTGGAGCGGGTCAGCCTGAAGGTCCATGCCTTTGAACGAGCCCGGGGATTTTCACGGGGCATGGCGCAGCGGTTGGCCCTGGCCCGGATTCTTTTGCTCGCTCCCCGGGTCATTCTTCTGGATGAGCCATCCACAGGTCTGGACACGGGTTCCTGCGAGCTCCTGTTCCACGAAATTGAAACGGCCCGGCACAACGGGGCCGGGATCATGTGGGTCAGCCACGATATTTCCCGGGATCTCGCGCAAACCGATCATGTTCTTCGTCTTGCCGGGAGGGCCATGGATTTCTGGGGAACCACCCGGGC
The DNA window shown above is from Desulfoplanes formicivorans and carries:
- a CDS encoding ABC transporter ATP-binding protein yields the protein MSRVLVTVQDLYHFYGSRLVFKHVAFSLEQGMAVLVTGENGAGKSTLLKCVAGLVRPSGGQVARHVGDHEIAYMGHATFVYPSMTAVQNLDFWNRMYGLGRCEKDLLALLERVSLKVHAFERARGFSRGMAQRLALARILLLAPRVILLDEPSTGLDTGSCELLFHEIETARHNGAGIMWVSHDISRDLAQTDHVLRLAGRAMDFWGTTRAFTEGGHDVH